A window of the Drosophila simulans strain w501 chromosome 2L, Prin_Dsim_3.1, whole genome shotgun sequence genome harbors these coding sequences:
- the LOC6730529 gene encoding uncharacterized protein LOC6730529, with protein sequence MAHGGGISSLAGLEEKPAACVASSTALAIRNSTIIAHRLSIYLPQLLLPSRDPQKLITEINCYVAQFRELLIFIGQARDSPELREKIRKLRRSCVDACKHTAHLITPQPRHCLGSPSERMHLTLLYHLTLQFQHELIKSHRLIQLVPLDMTEYYAPSRTAPSNLGNVISQFLLCKQINPDFQQEELCSIAKDSHELSELLEELQAHMPLTEASPESDLDPAQKSESSLVSLNTPDWYARQRRKSCKSRSRSLCCCLARKSAKPF encoded by the exons ATGGCCCACGGAGGAGGCATCAGCTCGTTGGCCGGGCTGGAGGAGAAGCCAGCGGCCTGTGTGGCCAGCAGCACGGCCTTGGCCATTAGGAACTCGACCATAATCGCCCACCGGCTGTCCATTTACCTGccccagctgctgctgccctcGCGGGATCCCCAGAAG CTCATTACCGAAATCAACTGCTACGTGGCCCAGTTTCGGGAGCTGCTCATCTTTATTGGCCAGGCCCGCGATTCCCCAGAGCTGCGCGAGAAGATCAGGAAGCTGAGGCGCAGCTGTGTGGATGCCTGCAAGCACACCGCCCACCTAATCACTCCCCAGCCGCGTCACTGCCTGGGCAGCCCCAGTGAGAGGATGCACTTGACCCTGCTCTACCACCTCACGCTGCAGTTTCAGCACGAGTTGATCAAGAGCCATCGCTTGATCCAACTGGTGCCGCTGGACATGACGGAGTACTATG CTCCTTCACGCACCGCTCCATCCAATCTGGGAAATGTTATCAGCCAATTCTTGCTGTGCAAGCAGATAAATCCCGATTtccagcaggaggagctgtgCAGCATTGCCAAGGACTCGCACGAGCTCAGCGAGCTcttggaggagctgcaggccCACATGCCCTTGACCGAGGCATCTCCGGAATCCGACCTGGATCCAGCACAGAAAT CTGAAAGTAGCCTTGTTTCCCTCAACACTCCGGATTGGTATGCCCGGCAGCGCAGGAAGAGTTGCAAAAGCCGGAGTCGTAGTCTTTGTTGCTGCCTGGCCAGGAAGTCAGCCAAACCCTTTTAG
- the LOC6730530 gene encoding protein pinocchio isoform X3, whose translation MSIASVHGPQIADICSPLSHHNLGLSASLPDLVGSPLEISMDNVLTIEELRQHMGSCFTCGVSWTDDHVSLDCSECGGYSLERPCPLCDGQCGVQWKRDFAMSHACSQARWVGVCISYPEVVAGVQLPVGAAAGAATSCAAAAANQLRLAQELRSRLEQLSMSTASKSGRI comes from the exons ATGTCGATCGCCAGTGTTCACGGTCCCCAAATCGCCGACATCTGCAGTCCCCTGTC GCATCACAATCTCGGTCTGTCTGCCTCGCTGCCAGATCTGGTGGGCAGTCCCCTGGAGATCAGCATGGACAACGTGCTGACCATCGAGGAGCTGCGCCAGCACATGGGCTCCTGCTTCACCTGCGGCGTCTCCTGGACGGACGACCATGTGTCCCTCGACTGCAGCGAGTGCGGTGGCTACAGCCTGGAGCGTCCCTGTCCCCTGTGCGACGGCCAGTGCGGTGTCCAATGGAAACGTGATTTCGCCATG TCCCATGCCTGCAGTCAAGCTCGCTGGGTGGGCGTGTGCATCAGCTACCCGGAAGTCGTGGCCGGAGTCCAGTTGCCCGTGGGAGCAGCCGCTGGAGCCGCCACCTCGtgtgccgccgccgctgcgaATCAACTGCGCCTGGCCCAGGAGCTGCGCTCCCGCCTGGAACAGCTGTCCATGTCGACGGCGAGCAAAAGCGGTCGCATCTAG